AGTTCTGggaccagctgtctgtttaaccctAAAAGCGCCAACAGGGGTACATTTTGACCTCAAGGGCACAAAAACGTAATCATTTAAAACACCTTTTTTTTTGTCCTTCTGAAGTTTTAGGACTTATCAAGCAACTAATAACCAACAAAAACACACCATGTACAATGATttctgtgttaatatggtgtaATGAAAAAGGTATCTCTTTAGTTAGATTGAGAGGTAgggagtaaccagattaaatcagagttaaacagagaggtagggagtaaccagattaaatcagagttaaacagagaggtagggagtaaccagattaaatcagagttaaacagagaggtagggactaaccagatgaaatcagagttatacagagaggtagggagtaaccagattaaatcagagttatacagagaggtagggagtaaccagattaaatcagagttaaacagagaggtagggactaaccagatgaaatcagagttaaacagagaggtagggagtaaccagattaaatcagagttagacagagaggtagggagtaaccagattaaatcagagtTAAACAGAGAGGTAGGGAGTAACCAGGTGAAATCagagttagacagagaggtagggagtAACCAGGTGAAATCAGAGTTAAACAGAGAAGTAGGGAGTAACCAGACTAAATCAGAGTTAAACAGAGAAGTAGGGAGTAACCAGGTGAAATCAGAGTTAAACAGAGAGGTAGggagtaaccagatgaaatcagagttaaacagagaggtagggagtaaccagattaaatcagagttagacagagaggtagggagtaaccagattaaatcagagttaaacagagaggtagggagtaaccagatgaaatcagatatagacagagaggtagggagtAACCAGGTGAAATCAGAGTTATACAGAGAGGTAGggagtaaccagatgaaatcagagttaaacagagaggtagggagtaaccagatgaaatcagagttaaacagagaggtagggagtaaccagatgaaatcagagttaaacagagaggtagggagtaaccagatgaaatcagagttaaacagagaggtagggagtaaccagatgaaatcagaGTTAAACAGAGAGGTAGGGAGTAACCAGGTGAAATCAGAGTTAAACAGAGAGGTAgggagtaaccagattaaatctgagttatacagagaggtagggagtaaccagattaaatcagagtTAAACAGAGAGGTAGGGAGTAACCAGGTGAAATCAGAGTTAAACAGAGAGGTAGGGAGTAACCAGGTGAAATCTGAGTTAAACAGAGAGGTAgggagtaaccagattaaatcagagaGCTGCTGCCCAGTTTGACCCCAAGGAGCCGTATTTGGTAGCCACACCTGCTGAGCTCTAAACAGCTGGTGATCTGACAGAGTTAGATTCTGCCCTTTCTGACCCATGTGACCCCAGTAAGCCGTCTTCGGTAGCCACACCTGCTGGTGGTGTTTATTGGTCATGCTGGTTCCTGCTGACCAGGaggtctgaaaacagactggttaaaCCACATGACAACTCCTCAGTGTGAATATGTGGTCCCTTCCAAACCCCTTGAACACGTCAGTATTACTATAGCCATGTAATTTCAACAGCAGGTTCAACCAGTCAGGACGGTCAACTGGTCTGTTGTTGTGGAGAAGTAACAGTAGTGACTCCACAAATCACAAAAACAGTTTCTATTAGCTGACCAGGGTTTATTTGATGACAATTAGTATAAATATTGCACAATATAATTTTGGGGGTCAcgtaactgtttttgtgttacgTGTGAAACAAAAGGCCAAATATCCAATGGGGGACAAACAGAAATCCGAACACATAGCTCGTTGGTCTAAACTGGAGCATTTGATTATACACGTGGATATTTGCCAGAAGAGTTCCAGACAGGTTTCGTATCTACTCCTTATTAGTCTCAAACATCTTCTTTCTGTCTGATTTGTCTTCGATGTTCTTACGCCAGTCACCCACAGCATCTTTGTCCTGAGGTGGGAAAAATGGCAGAATAAATACATGAgtgaaaatgtatttgaaatataTAACATTTGGTGTCGGCAGTGGGATCCTCAGTGTTAGTTCTTATGTCCAGAACAACACTCACCTCCTCCTTGACCTCCTTCTTGACCTGCTTCAGGTTGGACCTCAGATCCATGGACACCTTGTGTTTGGAGCCCAGCAGAGCCTGGAGCATAGCATCAGCAGACATACGCACTTTCTTCAGGACGGGTTTCCTGAACTTGCCATTCAGTTCAATTACCTTCATCTTCAAGTCCTCAACCTGTTTGGAATTCAACAGGAAGCACTTATCACACACAGACGATTGACTGCCAAACATCAGTGGAACTACTGTTACTCCTGTGGCTCTGTCTGAGAGAGTAAGTTAACTAATAATAGGAGTAACAGTGGTAGAACGCCTCACCTCCTTCTCGGACTTGGTCACCTTCGTT
This genomic stretch from Salmo salar chromosome ssa26, Ssal_v3.1, whole genome shotgun sequence harbors:
- the LOC106587956 gene encoding troponin I, fast skeletal muscle-like, translated to MSDKKMTTSRRNYLKSLMLQIAAGLLEVEAVEAEAEKARYMEENCPAPQFLVCMAELTDLCKKLHQNIERIDEERYDMSTKVTKSEKEVEDLKMKVIELNGKFRKPVLKKVRMSADAMLQALLGSKHKVSMDLRSNLKQVKKEVKEEDKDAVGDWRKNIEDKSDRKKMFETNKE